From Bradyrhizobium sp. PSBB068, the proteins below share one genomic window:
- a CDS encoding DUF305 domain-containing protein, translating to MSRNILKISAASVAVLFALSMPSYADDAGPAYTKSMEKMNADMKKGMDPDPTKAWAKMMVAHHQGAIEMSQTVLKETKDPMIREMAEKTVKDQTKEQTMLKDWIGKHGG from the coding sequence ATGTCACGAAACATCCTGAAGATTTCGGCCGCGTCTGTCGCGGTGCTGTTTGCGCTATCGATGCCTTCGTACGCCGACGACGCCGGTCCGGCCTACACAAAGTCCATGGAAAAAATGAATGCCGACATGAAGAAGGGAATGGATCCCGACCCTACGAAGGCGTGGGCGAAGATGATGGTCGCTCACCATCAGGGCGCGATCGAGATGTCGCAGACGGTGCTGAAGGAGACTAAAGACCCGATGATCCGCGAAATGGCCGAGAAGACGGTCAAGGATCAGACCAAAGAGCAGACCATGCTCAAGGACTGGATCGGCAAGCACGGCGGCTGA